The nucleotide window TATGAAGAACTAACTATCAATCATCACATCAAATCCAAACCAACATGCAGGAGTTTTTTCACATCGCCTTTTCCAAAGTAAATTTTATAGCAACGCTGTTCGCCATATTGTTTGCTATTTACTGGATCATTACCATTTTTACGGGTCTTGATTTAGACGTGACCGATGCGGACGCGGATTTAGATCATGATCACCCCGAAACGCAGCATAGTGGTGATAGCGCCTGGGATAGTGTTTTGAAATTCTTTTATATCGGGGAGCTCCCTATTCTTTTTATCCTGTCATTGGTGAGTATTTTTATGTGGCTCATTATGGTAAACGTGACGCCCTTACTGGGGTGGGAAAATAAATGGATTGGATTTGTATTATACCTGCCTGCATTTATAGCAGGGCTACTATTAACTAAAGTAGTGGCCATGCCTTTTTTAAAGCTATATCGCATGTTCAATCATAAGGGCGAGCAAAGCATCGACTTTATTGGCAAAGTAGGTACCGTAGTGGCCGCCATCAGGCAAAATAAGATAGGACAGATAGAGCTCAAACATGAAAGCGATGTGATCCGCGTCTATGCGAAATCAATGACCGATGAAGAATATAAAACAGGAGAGCAGGTGATCATACTCGAAGCTTCCTCCGATGAAAAATTTTATTTAGTACAATCTTACAACCTATAACTATTAAAACAACTCAATTTATGAATTACTCGTTCTACATTACTGCTGCTTTCTTAGTGCTTGTCGTTATCGGGCTTATTTTCTGGCTCATTTCAATGTACAAAAAAGTAAGCCAGGGTAAAGTGCTGATCCGTACCGGCCAGGGAGGCGTAAAAGTATTTTTCAATGCCGGCCTGGTTATCCCTATCCTGCATAAGCAGGAGGTAATGGATATATCTGTAAAAAAGCTGGATATAGAGCGTATGGGCCGGGAAGGGTTGATCTGTAAAGACAATATGCGGGCCGATATCAAAGTAGCATTCTTCGTAAGGGTAAATAAGTCTGTAGATGATATCATTAACGTGGCGCAAACGATTGGCACCGACAGGGCTTCTTCTCATGAAACATTAACGGATCTCTTTGAGTCTAAATTCTCCGAGGCTCTGAAAACAGTTGGTAAGAAATTTGATTTCATAGAACTGTATGAAGCCCGCCGGGAGTTCAGGGAAGAGATCATCAATATTATAGGTACCGATTTGAACGGATATGTATTAGATGATTGTGCCATAGATTACCTGGAACAAACCCGTGTAGAGCTATTGGACAGGGAAAATATACTGGATGCAGAAGGTATTAAAAAAATTACGGAGTTAACCGCCGTGCAAAACATAAAAGCGAACCAGATCCGCAGGGATGAAGAACGCACCATTAAGAAGCAGGATGTAGAAACCCGCGAAGCGATATTGGAATTAGAGCGCCAGTTAAAAGAAAAAGAAGAATCGCAACGCAGGGAAATTGAAAATATTAAATCGCGTGAGCAGGCAGAAATTGATTCGGTGAAAGAAACGGAACGCCTGCGTTCGGAAAGGATCAGGATACAAACAGAAGAACAGCTGTTGATACAGGAAGAGAATAAGTTAAGGCAGGTAATTATTGCAGCTAAAAATAAAGAACGTGCAGAAGCCGTAGAAACAGAACGTGTATTGAAAGATAAATACCTGGAGCTGACCGAGCGTGAGCGGGTGGTGGCGTTAGCCGGTATTGAAAAAGATAAGGCCGTTGAGATCGAAAAGAAAAATATTCAGGATGCGATTCGTGAAAGGGTGGCGTTAGAAAAAACAGTGGTAGAAGAGCAGGAAAAAATAAAAGATGTACAGGTGCTGAAGGAGGCGAATCGCTTGAAAGACGCGGCTGTTATTAAGGCAAGTCAGGATGCTGAGGCTAAGATGATAGAAGAAGTGAAGAAAGCTGAATCGCAGGAGAAAGCGGCCGCTCACGAAGCGCAGAAAGTATTGATTGAAGCGAATGCCCGCAAAGAAGCTGCCGGTAAAGAAGCGGAGGCGCGTAAAGTAATTGCTGATGCTAAGGCCAAAGAAGAGGCAACTGTAGGCATGTCTGAAGCGCAGGTAATGCTTGCTAAGGCTGAGGCATTGGAAAGACAAGGTCTGGTTGATGCAGCAGTGATTGAAAAAACGGCGATTGCTGAAGCGGCGGGTATTGAAGCCAGGGCAGAAGCCAAACGCAAAGAAGGTTTGGCCGAAGCTGAAGTGATCCGTGAAAAAATTGTGGCTGAGGCAAAAGGTATCGATGAAAAATCAATGGCGATCAAGAAGCTGAATGATGCAGGTAAAGAGCATGAGGAGTTCCGTCTTACGTTGCAGAAGGATAAGGAAATTGCTTTGGCTGAGATCCATATCCAGAAAGACATTGCGGAGGCGCAGGCCAGCGTATTAGGCGATGCCTTCAGAAATGCGAAGATCGACATTGTGGGGGGCGATAATACGTTCTTTGATAATGTGGTGCGCCAGGTTTCTAATGGTAAGGGATTGGATAAGCTGATCGATAATTCTTATCATTTATCGCAGCTGTCTGATAATCTTTTAGGCCAGGGTGATGGCGAAGAGAACATAATTAGTAAGATCCGCAACCTGGCTGATAAATATGATGTAAGCAGCGAGGATATCAAGAATCTTTCTATAGCAGCATTAGTAGCCCGTATTCAAACATCAGCAACGGGGCAAGACAAAGGCTTTTTAAACAACTTGCTCAGCTTTGCAAAGGGATTGGGTATTGAGAATAAAAAGATACAGCAGTTGAAGGGGTAGGTTTACAGAGAATAAAGTGAAGGCGTCATTTCGGCCATCTTAGCCAGAGGCTACGAGGGAGAAATCTCTCAAGAGAGCGAGATTTCTCCTCTGTTTCTTTCAGAAACAATCGCCTAAATGACGTAAGTGCTGGCTAGTCCGTATCTTGAAATTAACCAGGGATGGTGAACCACCCGGAGTATATTTCTCCTCTTGTATTAAAAATTGTTTAGCCCTGTTTCATCGTTTCGAAGCACAATATTATGTCAGAAAATATTACTGAAATACAAATGGATTCCGGCGCCTATGAAGTCATTCTTCAAAGGCTGCAGGTACAGAAAAATAAAATACTGGATAATGTTGCGTTGCTGAATAAGGAACGTAAGGAAGTGTTTGGTGCAACATCATTTGAATTATTGGCCAACCTTAGAATTAACACTGCCAATAATTGTATAGCCAAGGATATCCTGGCTCTGGGCAATCTTTGCATACTGGGTTATAATGTGCAATTTGGCTTAAAGCAGGATATCAGTATCGCTGACGTATTTAGTATTTACCGGTTTGACGGAAAAGAGTTTGTCGCACAAGGCCTTTCTCTGTTAGAGCAGGATGAGTTTACCATAGAATTTAAAAACCTTTATAAGTACTACCGTAATGCTTCCTTCTCCCGCTTTCATATAAAAGGTAATTTGCTGTATATGGTGTTTCAGCAAACCGCCAATGTGCAGGATATAAAGGCTTTTAAATGGCTGATAGATGGAGAACGCCTGCAGTTTATGGATGGCCGCAGTGCGCATGAAGTGAAGTACCCGTCGCAACATGACTTTACCTGGGAGAAAGCTACGCGCGATATGCAACGCACCGGTAAAAATCCGCATGTGTCCATATTGGACAGGGTTTTTGTGGAGACCATTAACGGTGATCTGTCTATTAAGATAGAAGACAACACCGATACGGGAAAGGGAATTTATCATGAGGATGTAGAGCAGAAAGATCAGACCCTGGACGATGGGGAGATCTGGTTTGCTGACCTGGGTAATATCATCCTGTTGCGCATTAAACCCTACCTTGAGGACGATCGTTATTTTATTTTTAACGACCGTTTGAAAACGGTAATGCGGGTGGATACACTGGCCGATGCCGGCTTGTTGTTGCCTGAAGGGCAAGGGATATTGTTATCCAACGGTTATTACTTGCAAAATGGAGAGCATAAAATATTTGACCGTAAGCTGGAGCAGGTTAAATTCAGCGGTCGTGTGGATGCGCCAAACGGGGAGGATTTTTTGTATGTGTTTTACCAGGAGAATAGTCATAGTTATATACTGCTTTCCTATAATGTAATTGAGCAGCAGGTGCAAACGCCTATTCTTTGTAATGGGTTCACCATTTTTGAAAACGGGCAGTTGTTGTATTTTATTTCTGAGAAAGATCCTACCCGCCATCACCTGATACAGGTTTGGCAAACGCCCTTTACTAAAGAAATGACGTTGAATGAAACCTTGAGTCAGCATCATTTGTACAAGATCGGTAACAAGTCCATTGTACAGGCGATGGCTGAAGTAAGAGAATTGTTGGTATTGCTCGATCAGCCGGATAACTACGAAGGGCTGTATGATGATATACTGGATAAAAGCCGGGAAATTTACGACTCTTATTTCTGGATGCAGGATAATAGTCATTACCAGTTTGCAGCAGCGCTAACTGATTTGAAACAAATAGCCACCAATGCCATTGATGAGTTTAAAAAAGTAGTGGAGATGCGGGCTAATGCTGCTCAACTCATGGCAGATGCGGAAGAAAAAGTTTCAAAGCTGATTTTCGATGTACGCACTTCAAAAAAGGAGACCCTGCAGGATTATGTAAAGCTTTTATCAGCCTTGCGATTATTGAAAGGTGAGCTGATCACTTTAAAAAAAGTAGCCTATACTAACGAAGCTGTATTGACGGAACATGAGAAAGTATTGACGGAGAAGTCGGATGAGCTGTCTAAAGCCTGTGTTGAATTCCTGCTTCGAGATGATGCGTTGCAGCCCTATCAGTTGCAAATACAGCAACTCCGGGAAACCCTGCCACAGGCGGCAAAAGTAGTGGAAGTAAAAGCCCTGGAGCAGCAAAGCACGGAGATAGCCGGCGCCTTAGAAATGTTGATCGATATCATCAATCAATTAAAAATTGATGATGCTTCACAGTCTGCAAAAATTATTGAAAATATATCGCAGCTGTTTTCCAGCTTAAACCAGCTGCGCACACAAATACAAAACCGGCGTAATGAGCTTAATAAAAAAGAATCACAAGCCGAGTTCCAGGCGCAGATGACTTTGCTGGACCAGTCTATTATCAATTTCCTGGATATGGCTGACAGTGCGGAAAAGGTAAATGAGTATTTATCTAAATTGACGATACAATTAGAAGAGATCGAAATGCGGTTTGCCGACTGGGATGAAGTGCAGATACATACTTCGGAAAAGCGCCAGGTTTTGTACGATAGTTTTGAAGCGAGGAAATTGCAGTTGCTTGAGCAAAAAAATAAAAGAGCCGGTCAGTTACAACAGGCCGCAGAGCGCATCATAACCGGTGTAAAAAACAAGGCAAAAAATTTAGAAAGCGAATCAGAGATCAATGCCTTCTTCTCCTCAGACCTGATGGTAGACCGGGCACGCCAGATGGCGCAGGAGCTGATTGCTATGGAAGATGCTACCAAAAGTGAGGAGATCTTACAACAATTACTGGTGGTGCAACAGGAAGCGATCCGCAACCTGAAGGACAGAAAAGAATTGTATGTGGACGGTGCGCAGGTACTGGCTATGGGTAAGCACCGGTTTGCCATACAGTCGCAGAACGTCACATTGACGCTTACGAACAGGGATGGCGTTTATAGCTATCATATCACCGGCACATCGTATTTTGAACCGGTCCTTCATCCTGAGCTTGAATTGTTGAAGGCTGTAATGGAGCAGGAGTATGTATCGGAGACGAAAGCGGTTCCCCGAGCCGTGTACCTGGCCTGGCGTGTGTTACAGCAAAACCCGCCTGGTGTCGCCGTAACAACCGCTGAATTAGAACAACAAGTAAATACTTATGTAACCGCTCATCCTGCGGAGGGTTACGTAAAAGGCGTGCATGATAAAGATGCTTTTTTACTGGCTACACAGTGGTTTCGATTAAGAGATGATTTAGGCGTATTAAGCTTTTTGCCAGAGGAGCGCGCAATGGCGCATATCTTCTGGCATTATCTGCCGATGGCAGAAAGAGAAGACTTTACCAAAAAGATTACCGCAGTAAAATTTTTAAAAACACATTATAGTCAGCAAAAAGAGATTGAGCTTTTCATAAAGGAGGCGGCGCAAAGGATAGATATCTTTATTCAAAAAGAGTTCCCTTTTATAAAGCTTGATGCTGAAGCTGCTGCGGCCTATTTATACAGTAGTCCTGCGGGTGTTACTATGGTATCACATACCGATAACGAAATATTCGCAACCTTTAAAAAACATCTGAAAGCAGATTTTATAGACAAGAAATACCAGGAGTATATGCAGGAATTGAAAGATAAACCTGCGATGCTATGGGCCTTGGTCGAGAGCTGGTTGTATCGTTTTTCGGTAAAAGAGCAGTTGGATATTCCTTCGGATTTGATGATGGAGCTCATTGCAATGTTAATTACTGAAGGCAACACGCGGATTGAAACAGACGAAGATCATCATGTGCTGGAAATTACGGGTCTCCAATCGGTGCAGCAGGATGGCAATGCGTTTGTGCTCGACCATTATTATTGGGTGAGGCTATTAAAAGATCATGATGCAGGTATTGTTCCGCAGTTTTTGCGTTTGCAGCAATTAAAGAAAGAATTGTTACTGGAGAAAGGCAAGCAGCTTCGGTTGGAGAATTTTAAAACGGAAGTGCTGACCTCTTTTGTAAGAAACCAGTTGATCAACCAGGTTTACTTTCCGCTGATAGGGGCTAATTTTTCTAAGCAAATAGGGGAGTCGGGCGATGCCAAACGCAGTGACCGTAGTGGTTTGTTATTACTGGTATCTCCTCCCGGTTATGGAAAAACCACTTTGATGGAGTATATAGCCGACAGGCTGGGACTGGTCTTTATTAAGATCAACGGCCCTTCTCTAGGGCATAGTATCACATCAGTAGATCCGGGAGAAGCTAAAGACGCGGCTGCTAAAAGTGAGTTGCGCAAACTGAATCTGGCTTTGGAAATGGGCGATAACGTTATGTTGTACATCGATGATATCCAGCATTGCAATACAGAGTTCCTGCAGAAATTTATTTCATTGGCAGATGGTCAGCGCCGGATGGACGGCGTATTTAATAGCGAACCTAAAACCTATGACCTTCGAGGTAAGCGCTTTGCCCTGGTAATGGCGGGCAACCCTTACACAGAGTCGGGTGAGATATTTAAGATCCCGGATATGCTATCCAACCGTGCTGATATTTATAACCTGGGCGACATGACCTCTGTGAATAAAGCCCAGTTTGAAATGAGCATGCTGGAGAATGCTTTAATGGCTAACACGCACCTGAGAAAGCTATCTCAAAGCGGTATGGAAAACCTGTATAAGCTGGTAGCTTATGTGCAGGATCCGGAAAGCAATTTGCCCAACCTGGACGGTAATTTCACGGCCTCCGAAATACAGGATTTTATTCAGGTGGTAAAGCATGCATTACGGGTAAGAGCTACCGTGCTCAAGGTGAACGAAACCTATATACAATCCGCCGGTGTAATGGATACTTTCAGAGAAGAGCCTCCCTTTAAGCTGCAGGGGTCTTATCGTAATATGAATAAAATATTGGCTTCTATTATCCCGATTATGACCCCGGGAGAAGTGACGGATCTCGTACTCAATCATTATAAGAACGAGTCGCAAACGCTTACCAAAGATGCGGAAGCTAATCTTTTAAAGCTAAAGGAAATTATGGGTTTACTTACGCTAGAAGAAATCAGTCGCTGGGAGGATATTAAAAAAGAGTTTAAAAAATACCGTATGCTGAAGGGCTTGGGCGACCAGGATAAGTTCTCACAGATCATTGCGCAAATGAACCAGTTTGTAGATGGGCTGGAGGGGATTAAAGAAGTGCTGCGGGGGAAATAGTAGTTCTTCGGAATACTTGTATTTTTGATCAGAATTGTGTTATAACATGAAATATTTATTATTCTTTTCCATTTTTCTTTCTTTTAAAATAGGTCATAGCCAGGAGGCAAAAACAAAATTATATATCATTGGAACCGTTCATGAGTCTTCTCCGATTCTAAATCCACAAATGTTATTTGATATATTGGATAATATAAAGCCGGATGTGCTGCTTCAGGAAAATGACAGCGAGCAAATTTCTAGCTATTTCAAAGATATACGCCCTAAATCGAATGAGCAGAATGCTTCTCTGATGTACTTAAAGAAATATCCTGCAACATTAAACCTGCCATTTGAGTTTGAAGGGAGAAATAAGTATAGAAGGGATAATGGAATGGTTCCTACCGATAATCTTGCAATCAATCTTATCGATAGCTTATATGAAAAAAACTTACTTAGCCCGGCAAATACGAAAATTTTCGAAAAATATAAGGAAGCTAATAAAGCATTAATTAATTTTTCCCAAAAAGATATTCAAACATTGAATTCAATAGAATTCGAGGTGGTCAATAGGCACCGCCAATTTATACAACATCATGAGCTGTCTAAAATAGTCAGTTCTGAAGAGATCTTTTCCCGGAAATTTGTGACAAAGCCAAACGGCGAAAAGATTTCATACCGAGAGGGGTACCAGCTTTGGTGTAATTTCTGGGATTTGAGAAATAATACGATGGCCATAAATATTATTAAAAAAGCAAACGAGCATAAAGGCAAAAAAATAGCGATTCTTACAGGTGTACAACATAAATACTATTTAAAGGAGCTATTGGATAAGTACTATGACGGCAATTATGAAATTGTAGAATATTTCAAATAGACATTCGATTGCATCCCAGGCTTTCGGATTTGTAAGCTGCTAAACCAGCCCGGCCCATCGGTAACGACTTTAAGACAAACAACCTAAACCATAAAACATATCTTTAAAATGAATCAAAAAGAACTGGCGGAATTAACAAATGAGGAATTATTACAGGCCGCAAAAAAAATGAAGTCCGATGCTGTGATCAATGCAGGCTTTATTGGCTTTTTAATAGGCATTGTGTTTTACAGCGTATTTAAAAACGGTTTTGGCTTTTTTTTATTGATTCCCTTATTTCTTATTTATAAATTGGTCAACAAAAAGCCGACGTACAATAAGCAGGAGGTGGAGCAGCTTTTAAAAGAGCGAAATTTGAAATAGGAAAATCCCGTAGGTGCTTCCTAATTGTAGAGACCGGTGAGAATATTCGATAAGAACTCAACTGCGGGGAAAGTAGAACGGGGAGGCCTCGCGGGGATGCTGCGCAAACCGAACTGGCTTATTGCTACGTGCTGAAATAGGGGTGAATTTGGAAATCGCCAGTCCCTTTATGGACGATGTGATGAATAGCTCTTAACCGCAGAGATAGGAGAACGGGGAGGCTTCGCGGAGATGCTGCGCAAACTCAGCAAGCTTATTTTCTCATTGGTAAAATAGGGGTGCAATTAGGAATACGTTCGTCCTGTTAGGGACGATATCCTGGTAGCAGATAATTCACACGCAAAGATTCAGCGTGCCGTAGGTACGCAACCTAAGACCACCACATGTTGTATGGTTAATTGTATTTTTGTTTTATGGCAACAAAAGATAATTTCTCTTCGCAGTCGGATAAATATGCAAAATACCGTCCCACCTACCCGGCAGCATTTTTCAATTACCTGAACATGCTTATCATCAATAAGCAAAACGCCTGGGATTGCGGAACCGGTAACGGGCAGGTAGCTTACGAGCTCGCCAAAAATTTTGATCATGTTTTTGCAACAGATATCAGCCAGTCGCAAATAGATAATGCTTTACAAGCCGGTAATATTAATTATTCGGTACAGCCATCAGAAAACACGAATTTCGATAACCAACTATTCGACCTGGTGATAGTGGCCCAGGCCATACATTGGTTTAACTTCGACCAGTTTTATAAAGAGGTAAGGCGTACTGCCAAACCGGGCGCTTTGCTTTGTGTGTTAGGTTATGGCAGGGTGCAGGTATCAGCACCCATCGATGCTGTTATTACTGATTTTTATACGAATGTTATTGGTAAATATTGGGATCAGGAGCGCCGGTATATCGACGAGCACTATGCAACCATTCCTTTCCCCTTTGAGGAAATACCAACGCCCCGATTTGAAAACCGGCATCAATGGAGCCTGGAGCATTTGATCGGGTATTTAAACACCTGGAGCGCCGTAAAACATTTTACCAAACAAAATGGCTACAACCCGGTTGATCAGTTAGAGTCAGAGATCGAATCAAATTGGGGCAGCGAAGCAGAAAAAGAAGTGGTGTTCCCATTATTGTTGCGAGCGGGAAAAGTCCATTGATTTGGGTGGTGGGTTTGCGATTGTTCGACCTGTCCGGCGGGGTTGTTAATAGGTCTGTCGCGGTTGTAAACCCCTCGCGCGGGGTTCTGAACTGCTCCGTTGGGGTTGGTGAACCTATAGTTTGGGGTTGTATAACTCCAAATTCGGGGTCCGGAACCTCAAATTTGAGGTTGGGAACCGCAAAAATGAGGTCGTATAACCCTGCCGGACCAGTAAAAGACCGGTGGGGACATATGTTTATACATCCGTAGCAGTAATGAACCTCGTCGGATGAGCGTAGAATGCGCAGCCATAGTTATAAATGCAGGAAAAACAACTAAATTAGCAAAACTGTTTTAGGGCTATAAAAGGCTTTAATTTTCTACATTGTCAATTGCTATCATATGAAGTTGCTGCTCTTACTACCCACATTCACGTTTTTAGTAATACACAGTTTGGCACAAACACCCCTGGTTAAATATTACGATAGCGGTAAGGTTGCTTCGCGCGGCTTTGTAAAGGGCGACCGGTATGATAGTACATTTATTTCGTACTATGAAAACGGGAATAAAGCATCGGAAGGTCTCTTTAAAAATTGCAGTTACCGTACCTGTTCTTTAGCGATTGTGCAAGCTCCATTTTGTGATGTAGGTGAGGATATAGCGAAGCCTTCTAAAGGCATTAAAAATGGAGAGTGGAAATATTATTATGCTAATGGAATGGTTAAAAATATTGAAAACTTCAATTGTGGTATTAGTGTAGGGCAGGAGCTCCTGTACGATTCTGCAGGGAGGTTACTGGAACGTTCTTTTTATAATGCCGGTGATTTAATTCAGCTACAGGAATATTACCCTGACGGAACTTTGAAAATGAGCGTCACCAAAGTATATGAAATCGATGACAGGGGGCGTAAAAAGAATGGGTCCAAAGAAAACGTATCGGAGTATTATGAAACAGGAATTCTTAAATGTTTAAAAACCGTTAATGAGGCCGGGTTGCCAACCAGCAAATATGTGGAGTATTGGGCTAACGGGTTTGTGAAAATGGAGGGCAATTACAGGGACGGTAAAAAAGAGGGCGTTTTTAAAGAATACTATGAAAACGGGAATACAAAGTTTGAAGGTGTTATCAAAAGTGATATACCGCAAAACAAACAGTACTTTTTAAATGAGCAGGGTGCTGTTACAAAAGTAGAAACCTGGGAAAAGGGGAAACTGGTAAAAACTGAAGATAAGAGCGGGAGCTGATGTGAGCAGGAACTTAACTTTTTTACTTGTTTTGCCTCGGTTGGTGTTTTTTTACCATAACCCAGTCTTTCCCTTTGGATGTCGTTTCAAAGGCCATATATCCAACACCCGCGTAGTCAACATTCCTTACACTTTCGTACGTGCTTGATATAACTGAAAGCGTAGCTCCCACCGTTAGTTTTTCACTAAATTGGTAGCCAACGTATGGTGACACTTCACTCGAGCGATTGGTTCCATTAGTTTCTGAAGTTAAGGCTAGTATCAATAGGTTGTCCGTTTTCTTAAACTCGACATTTCCCCCCTATTAAAACAGTTCCTTTTTGAGCAAAGCCCATAGTACTAACTAATGACACTTGCGGTTAGCAATGCAATTTTTTTCATAATCTGTTAGTTTGATTTGCTGCGCAAGATAACGAATAGTTTTTCTTCCTGACAGAGCGCCTGTTAAGAAAAAATGTTTGCTCAAATAACCGGTTTGGCATAAATTTAAATAGGAATACTATTGTTAAGCCATTTAAATTCAATTCAAAAGCGAATAACTTCCTTATCTGGCAATTGAAAAACTATAAAAAGCAAGCACATGAAATTATCTGAACTGAAAACCGGCGACTGGATTTTACTAAACGACAATGGCGTTGAAAGAGAAGGCACTGTTTTGCGTGTAAGCAATGAAGACAATAAAGTGTGTGTAGATAATGGCATACAGGAGTTTTGGTACGAGCTGGAAAATATTAAACCGCTTCCGTTGAACGAGCAGCAGCTGATCAACCTGGGCTTTGAGAAGCTGGAGGTAGGAAATGGGGTAAAATACGGCAAAGGCGCCTTTAGAGTACATGTACCATCCGAAACTGATTTCTCAAAAGTAGAAGCCTGGTACCGCGAAGACAGGCGGTTTTTTGACCACCCGATGTATGTGCACCAGTTGCAAAACATTCACCTGGATATGACGAAGGTGCAGTTAGAAGCCTGATTATCAGATACTAAATTTAAAACGTAGGTTGATGGAAGGAAGAAGTTCCTGTAAACTTATCAACCAATCAACTTTTTAACTATTTTGCACAAGCGAATTGCCTGTTCTGAAATTTCTCGGAACAGGTTTTTTTTATTAACAGAATCTCCGTATCTTTGCACCCCTAAAATTTTTATGGCGAAACAACCCTTAATAAAGCAAGACGGAGTCATTTTGGAAGCCTTGTCCAACGCAATGTTCAGGGTAAAACTGGACAATGGACATGAAATTTTAGCTACCATTTCAGGAAAAATGAGGATGCACTATATCCGTATTTTGCCTGGTGATAAAGTAGGATTAGAAATGTCGCCTTACGATTTAAGTCGCGGGCGCATCAATTTTAGGTATAAAAATTAAGCTTCAGATCTTAAAAACAAACAAGATGAGAGTAAGAGCATCCATAAAGAAACGCAGCGCGGATTGCAAAATTGTACGCCGTAAAGGAAAGCTGTATATCATTAACAAAAAGAATCCTCGCTTCAAGCAAAGACAAGGATAAGAAGAAGTTCAAGGTTTAAGGTTCAAAGTTTAGTGTTATTTAACTGTGATTTCTTAAGCCATGTAGTTAAAACATTGAACGTTAAACATAAAATAACAAGTAAAAATTATGGCACGTATTGCCGGTGTAGACTTACCAAAAAATAAAAGGGGCGAAATAGGTTTGACCTATATCTACGGAATTGGCCCTTCTACGGCTAAATATATTCTGGATAAGAATAACATTGACCGTAACAAAAAAGTAAATGATTGGAACGATGAGGACCTTAACGCCATTCGTACTACCATTACTGAAGAGCTGAAAGTAGAGGGACAACTGCGTAGCGAAACCCAAATGAACATCAAACGTTTATTGGATATCGCTTGCTACCGTGGTCTTCGTCACAGAAAAGGTTTACCAGTTCGTGGTCAGCGCACAAAAACTAACAGCCGTACTCGTAAAGGTAAACGTAAGACAGTTGCCGGTAAGAAGAAAGCCGCTAAGAAATAATTAGTTAACGGGTTAATAAGTTGGCAGGTTGACGAGGTGGTTATACTACCTTATCAACATATCAACTTGTTAACTTTTTTACTATAAAAGGCTTCACAATACTCAACTTCTCCGGATCGCAAATGAAGCCTGCAGG belongs to Niabella yanshanensis and includes:
- a CDS encoding OB-fold-containig protein, with product MQEFFHIAFSKVNFIATLFAILFAIYWIITIFTGLDLDVTDADADLDHDHPETQHSGDSAWDSVLKFFYIGELPILFILSLVSIFMWLIMVNVTPLLGWENKWIGFVLYLPAFIAGLLLTKVVAMPFLKLYRMFNHKGEQSIDFIGKVGTVVAAIRQNKIGQIELKHESDVIRVYAKSMTDEEYKTGEQVIILEASSDEKFYLVQSYNL
- a CDS encoding flotillin family protein, whose product is MNYSFYITAAFLVLVVIGLIFWLISMYKKVSQGKVLIRTGQGGVKVFFNAGLVIPILHKQEVMDISVKKLDIERMGREGLICKDNMRADIKVAFFVRVNKSVDDIINVAQTIGTDRASSHETLTDLFESKFSEALKTVGKKFDFIELYEARREFREEIINIIGTDLNGYVLDDCAIDYLEQTRVELLDRENILDAEGIKKITELTAVQNIKANQIRRDEERTIKKQDVETREAILELERQLKEKEESQRREIENIKSREQAEIDSVKETERLRSERIRIQTEEQLLIQEENKLRQVIIAAKNKERAEAVETERVLKDKYLELTERERVVALAGIEKDKAVEIEKKNIQDAIRERVALEKTVVEEQEKIKDVQVLKEANRLKDAAVIKASQDAEAKMIEEVKKAESQEKAAAHEAQKVLIEANARKEAAGKEAEARKVIADAKAKEEATVGMSEAQVMLAKAEALERQGLVDAAVIEKTAIAEAAGIEARAEAKRKEGLAEAEVIREKIVAEAKGIDEKSMAIKKLNDAGKEHEEFRLTLQKDKEIALAEIHIQKDIAEAQASVLGDAFRNAKIDIVGGDNTFFDNVVRQVSNGKGLDKLIDNSYHLSQLSDNLLGQGDGEENIISKIRNLADKYDVSSEDIKNLSIAALVARIQTSATGQDKGFLNNLLSFAKGLGIENKKIQQLKG
- a CDS encoding DNA repair ATPase; this encodes MSENITEIQMDSGAYEVILQRLQVQKNKILDNVALLNKERKEVFGATSFELLANLRINTANNCIAKDILALGNLCILGYNVQFGLKQDISIADVFSIYRFDGKEFVAQGLSLLEQDEFTIEFKNLYKYYRNASFSRFHIKGNLLYMVFQQTANVQDIKAFKWLIDGERLQFMDGRSAHEVKYPSQHDFTWEKATRDMQRTGKNPHVSILDRVFVETINGDLSIKIEDNTDTGKGIYHEDVEQKDQTLDDGEIWFADLGNIILLRIKPYLEDDRYFIFNDRLKTVMRVDTLADAGLLLPEGQGILLSNGYYLQNGEHKIFDRKLEQVKFSGRVDAPNGEDFLYVFYQENSHSYILLSYNVIEQQVQTPILCNGFTIFENGQLLYFISEKDPTRHHLIQVWQTPFTKEMTLNETLSQHHLYKIGNKSIVQAMAEVRELLVLLDQPDNYEGLYDDILDKSREIYDSYFWMQDNSHYQFAAALTDLKQIATNAIDEFKKVVEMRANAAQLMADAEEKVSKLIFDVRTSKKETLQDYVKLLSALRLLKGELITLKKVAYTNEAVLTEHEKVLTEKSDELSKACVEFLLRDDALQPYQLQIQQLRETLPQAAKVVEVKALEQQSTEIAGALEMLIDIINQLKIDDASQSAKIIENISQLFSSLNQLRTQIQNRRNELNKKESQAEFQAQMTLLDQSIINFLDMADSAEKVNEYLSKLTIQLEEIEMRFADWDEVQIHTSEKRQVLYDSFEARKLQLLEQKNKRAGQLQQAAERIITGVKNKAKNLESESEINAFFSSDLMVDRARQMAQELIAMEDATKSEEILQQLLVVQQEAIRNLKDRKELYVDGAQVLAMGKHRFAIQSQNVTLTLTNRDGVYSYHITGTSYFEPVLHPELELLKAVMEQEYVSETKAVPRAVYLAWRVLQQNPPGVAVTTAELEQQVNTYVTAHPAEGYVKGVHDKDAFLLATQWFRLRDDLGVLSFLPEERAMAHIFWHYLPMAEREDFTKKITAVKFLKTHYSQQKEIELFIKEAAQRIDIFIQKEFPFIKLDAEAAAAYLYSSPAGVTMVSHTDNEIFATFKKHLKADFIDKKYQEYMQELKDKPAMLWALVESWLYRFSVKEQLDIPSDLMMELIAMLITEGNTRIETDEDHHVLEITGLQSVQQDGNAFVLDHYYWVRLLKDHDAGIVPQFLRLQQLKKELLLEKGKQLRLENFKTEVLTSFVRNQLINQVYFPLIGANFSKQIGESGDAKRSDRSGLLLLVSPPGYGKTTLMEYIADRLGLVFIKINGPSLGHSITSVDPGEAKDAAAKSELRKLNLALEMGDNVMLYIDDIQHCNTEFLQKFISLADGQRRMDGVFNSEPKTYDLRGKRFALVMAGNPYTESGEIFKIPDMLSNRADIYNLGDMTSVNKAQFEMSMLENALMANTHLRKLSQSGMENLYKLVAYVQDPESNLPNLDGNFTASEIQDFIQVVKHALRVRATVLKVNETYIQSAGVMDTFREEPPFKLQGSYRNMNKILASIIPIMTPGEVTDLVLNHYKNESQTLTKDAEANLLKLKEIMGLLTLEEISRWEDIKKEFKKYRMLKGLGDQDKFSQIIAQMNQFVDGLEGIKEVLRGK